The following proteins are encoded in a genomic region of Burkholderia gladioli:
- a CDS encoding MFS transporter, whose product MPNIRWAMIFMCFLANVINFVDRANLAIAAPSIRAELGLDAVGMGLVLSAFFWTYAFLQLPAGWFIDKVGVRVALALAVGWWSVFTVATGAARGLGQLVGMRLMLGVGESAAIPSFAKVAFNWFPRRERGLASSIFDSGSRVGSALSLPLVAWLISLIGWRGSFVVTGGLGIVWALAWWFIYRDPERYRSIAPAAVDALLAERAGAADVGGKPGAPAASGPETAAPRVSWLDLFRYRTIWGMMIGLFCLNFAIYFFITWFPSYLLQSRGFSLASLGTLGMLPALVAIPGGWLGGYVSDALFRRGWSATAARKTCLVGGMLASSSIALSALVDNVGLCLALFSLSYAGLSFAGANVWTLVGEVAPSPAHVASIGGIQNFAGNLAGIFITTFTGVMLSITRGSFVVPLVAAGTLCVVGALSYLFLVGRVEPLPPLRGGAPAGGRASAA is encoded by the coding sequence ATGCCGAACATCCGATGGGCGATGATCTTCATGTGTTTCCTCGCCAACGTCATCAATTTCGTCGATCGCGCCAACCTCGCGATCGCCGCGCCCAGCATCCGCGCCGAGCTCGGCCTCGATGCGGTCGGCATGGGCCTGGTGCTCAGCGCCTTCTTCTGGACCTACGCGTTCCTGCAACTTCCGGCCGGCTGGTTCATCGACAAGGTCGGCGTGCGCGTCGCGCTGGCGCTGGCGGTCGGCTGGTGGTCGGTGTTCACGGTCGCCACCGGTGCCGCGCGCGGGCTCGGGCAACTGGTCGGCATGCGCCTGATGCTGGGCGTCGGCGAGTCGGCCGCGATTCCCTCGTTCGCCAAGGTCGCCTTCAACTGGTTCCCGCGTCGCGAGCGCGGGCTGGCCAGCAGCATCTTCGACAGCGGCTCGCGGGTGGGCTCGGCCCTGTCGCTGCCGCTGGTGGCCTGGCTGATCTCGCTGATCGGCTGGCGCGGCTCCTTCGTCGTGACGGGCGGGCTGGGCATCGTCTGGGCGCTGGCCTGGTGGTTCATCTACCGCGACCCGGAGCGCTATCGCTCGATCGCGCCGGCAGCCGTCGATGCGTTGCTGGCCGAGCGGGCCGGCGCGGCCGACGTCGGCGGCAAGCCGGGCGCGCCCGCCGCGTCGGGCCCTGAAACCGCCGCGCCGCGCGTGTCCTGGCTCGACCTGTTCCGCTATCGCACCATCTGGGGAATGATGATCGGCCTGTTCTGCCTGAACTTCGCGATCTACTTCTTCATCACCTGGTTCCCGAGCTACCTGCTGCAATCGCGCGGCTTCTCGCTGGCCTCGCTCGGCACGCTCGGCATGCTGCCGGCGCTGGTCGCGATCCCGGGCGGCTGGCTCGGCGGCTACGTGTCCGACGCGCTGTTCCGGCGCGGCTGGAGCGCCACCGCCGCGCGCAAGACCTGCCTGGTGGGCGGCATGCTGGCTTCCTCGTCGATCGCCTTGTCGGCGCTGGTCGACAACGTCGGCCTGTGCCTCGCGCTGTTCTCGCTGTCCTATGCGGGGCTGTCGTTCGCCGGCGCCAACGTCTGGACCCTGGTGGGCGAGGTGGCGCCGTCGCCGGCCCATGTCGCCTCGATCGGCGGGATCCAGAACTTCGCCGGCAACCTGGCCGGCATCTTCATCACCACCTTCACGGGCGTGATGCTGTCGATCACGCGTGGCTCCTTCGTGGTGCCGCTGGTGGCGGCCGGCACGCTCTGCGTGGTGGGCGCCTTGTCCTACCTGTTCCTGGTCGGCCGGGTCGAGCCGCTGCCGCCGCTGCGCGGCGGCGCGCCGGCCGGCGGGCGCGCCAGCGCGGCCTGA
- a CDS encoding questin oxidase family protein has product MSTHHTDTLLNTLLDANARFDLKAKGTTNHLPMALVALARMGASPERLQAYFDMWSREYALPAPAVDTRIARGDWRRHVGDGKAFGALRLCFVDWIGDEGATAVIVAVLKQMPLAPASGAFHAVIRLAYGIEAAHDGEIAAALAALVSGHLPIEIDPASRPRAERIDTAFVQAARAIDKREISGDFITDRLRLVAKHPRFREALLAPPETGHLLDGIAAATIAAYWRAPDFTVLHTVTATHASRLLFAQLPPQLVARSLPELWVALCAAYASIEVPLDVDKPLPRVDADWDEILRRAVQADDEHVIKMSYTCWREYQRDPSPLYLASAARRVGLID; this is encoded by the coding sequence ATGTCGACACACCACACCGACACCCTGCTGAACACGCTGCTCGACGCCAACGCCCGCTTCGACCTGAAGGCGAAAGGCACCACCAACCACCTGCCGATGGCGCTGGTCGCGCTGGCGCGCATGGGCGCGTCGCCCGAGCGCCTGCAGGCCTACTTCGACATGTGGTCGCGCGAATATGCGCTGCCCGCGCCCGCCGTCGACACCCGCATCGCGCGTGGCGACTGGCGGCGCCACGTAGGCGACGGCAAGGCCTTCGGCGCGCTGCGGCTGTGCTTCGTCGACTGGATCGGCGACGAGGGCGCGACGGCCGTGATCGTCGCGGTGCTCAAGCAGATGCCGCTGGCGCCGGCCTCGGGCGCCTTCCACGCGGTGATCCGGCTGGCCTACGGCATCGAGGCCGCGCACGACGGAGAGATCGCCGCCGCGCTGGCGGCGCTGGTGTCGGGGCACCTGCCGATCGAGATCGACCCCGCCTCGCGGCCGCGCGCCGAGCGGATCGATACCGCCTTCGTGCAGGCCGCACGCGCCATCGACAAGCGGGAGATCAGCGGCGACTTCATCACCGATCGCCTGCGCCTGGTCGCGAAGCACCCGCGCTTTCGCGAGGCCCTGCTCGCGCCGCCCGAGACCGGGCACCTGCTCGACGGGATCGCCGCGGCCACCATCGCCGCCTACTGGCGCGCGCCCGACTTCACCGTGCTGCACACCGTGACGGCCACGCATGCCTCGCGATTGTTGTTCGCGCAACTTCCGCCGCAACTGGTCGCGCGCAGCCTGCCCGAATTGTGGGTCGCGCTGTGCGCCGCCTACGCGAGCATCGAGGTGCCGCTCGATGTCGACAAGCCGCTGCCGCGCGTCGATGCCGACTGGGACGAGATCCTGCGCCGCGCCGTGCAGGCCGACGACGAGCACGTGATCAAGATGAGCTACACCTGCTGGCGCGAATACCAGCGCGATCCCTCGCCGCTCTATCTCGCCTCGGCCGCGCGCCGCGTCGGGCTCATCGACTGA
- a CDS encoding ABC transporter substrate-binding protein, whose amino-acid sequence MLFAVSSAALAAQADITTPAPKGTLVFCSEGSPAGFDPGQYTTSTDFDASTNTVYNGLVRFRQGSLDLEPALAESWESSPDQRIYTFHLRHGVKFQTTAWFRPSRDFNADDVLFTFNRMLDPQQPFRKAYPTSFPYFSDLGFDRNIASIDRVDDYTVRFVLKSPDVIFVRNLAMSFAAVLSAEYAGQLQARHREADINQLPVGTGPFVFRSYQKDALIRYDANPDYWRPQDVRLAHLVFAITPDPAVRIQKLASGECQVSVFPRPADLQTVRRNPSLKLVSGVGFNVGFVAYNTQHPPLDHVEVRRALDMAIDKPAIIQAVFAGDAKVATNPMPPAQWSYNPALKDAPFDPAKARALLAQAGFPDGFELTLWAMPVQRPYNPNAQLMAQMIQQDWAKIGVRARIVSYEWGEYNRRAKQGGEHDVLLYGWSGDNGDPDNWLGALLGCDAVHGGNVSKWCDPGFNALIERARADPNQKERAALYERAQLIFKQQVPFTPIAHSIVSIPISKRVQGLVFTPLGNHRFDGVWLQ is encoded by the coding sequence ATGTTGTTCGCCGTATCGTCCGCTGCCCTGGCGGCCCAGGCCGACATCACCACCCCTGCCCCGAAAGGCACCCTGGTGTTCTGCAGCGAGGGCAGCCCGGCCGGTTTCGATCCTGGCCAGTACACCACCAGCACCGATTTCGACGCCAGCACCAACACCGTCTACAACGGCCTGGTGCGCTTTCGCCAGGGATCGCTCGATCTCGAGCCGGCGCTGGCCGAAAGCTGGGAAAGCTCGCCCGACCAGCGCATCTACACATTTCACCTGCGCCACGGCGTGAAGTTCCAGACCACCGCCTGGTTCCGCCCCTCACGTGATTTCAATGCCGACGACGTGTTGTTCACCTTCAATCGCATGCTCGATCCGCAGCAGCCGTTCCGCAAGGCCTATCCGACCAGCTTCCCGTACTTCAGCGACCTCGGCTTCGACAGGAACATCGCGAGCATCGATCGCGTCGACGACTACACGGTGCGCTTCGTGCTGAAGTCGCCCGACGTGATCTTCGTGCGCAACCTGGCGATGAGCTTCGCGGCGGTGCTGTCGGCCGAGTACGCGGGGCAGTTGCAGGCGCGCCACCGCGAGGCCGACATCAACCAGTTGCCGGTTGGCACGGGGCCCTTCGTGTTCCGCTCGTACCAGAAGGACGCGCTGATCCGCTACGACGCGAATCCCGACTACTGGCGCCCGCAGGACGTGCGGCTCGCGCACCTGGTGTTCGCGATCACGCCCGATCCGGCGGTGCGGATCCAGAAGCTGGCCAGCGGCGAATGCCAGGTGTCGGTGTTCCCGCGCCCGGCGGACCTGCAGACGGTGCGCCGCAATCCCTCGCTGAAGCTGGTGTCGGGCGTCGGTTTCAACGTCGGCTTCGTCGCCTACAACACTCAGCATCCGCCGCTGGACCACGTCGAGGTGCGTCGCGCGCTCGACATGGCGATCGACAAGCCGGCCATCATCCAGGCCGTGTTCGCCGGCGACGCGAAGGTGGCCACCAACCCGATGCCGCCCGCGCAATGGTCCTACAACCCCGCGCTGAAGGACGCGCCCTTCGATCCCGCCAAGGCGCGCGCGCTGCTCGCGCAGGCCGGCTTTCCCGATGGTTTCGAACTGACGCTGTGGGCGATGCCGGTGCAGCGGCCCTACAACCCGAACGCGCAGTTGATGGCACAGATGATCCAGCAGGACTGGGCGAAGATCGGCGTGCGCGCGAGGATCGTCAGCTACGAATGGGGCGAGTACAACCGGCGCGCCAAGCAGGGCGGCGAGCACGACGTGCTGCTGTACGGCTGGTCGGGCGACAACGGCGACCCCGACAACTGGCTCGGCGCCTTGCTCGGCTGCGATGCCGTGCATGGCGGCAACGTGTCGAAGTGGTGCGATCCGGGCTTCAATGCGCTGATCGAGAGGGCGCGCGCCGATCCGAACCAGAAGGAACGCGCGGCGCTCTATGAACGCGCCCAGCTCATCTTCAAGCAGCAGGTGCCGTTCACGCCGATCGCGCATTCGATCGTGTCGATACCGATCTCGAAGCGCGTGCAGGGGCTCGTCTTCACGCCGCTGGGCAATCATCGCTTCGACGGCGTCTGGCTGCAGTGA
- a CDS encoding alpha/beta fold hydrolase, translating into MPSQPSAVFVHGFIGSFETAAYDAPHFAPDLLGYGEHREVPFERISLPAQVEHLRACLDARPELDVVDLVGHSVGGAIAMLFAATYPERVRRIVNIEGNFTLDDAFWSASVGRMTPVEAETMLAGFRADPARWLRGAIAKVTPGLAHVAECWLDAQPASTLRAMGRSVVEVTGDTVYLEQLHEVVERHPVYLLAGERSRGGWNVPEWALEGCVGYEVLRDCGHLPMLEQPEAFTASLRRFLLHPDKP; encoded by the coding sequence ATGCCCAGCCAGCCGTCCGCCGTGTTCGTCCACGGCTTCATCGGATCGTTCGAGACCGCAGCCTACGATGCGCCGCACTTCGCGCCCGACCTGCTCGGCTATGGAGAACATCGCGAGGTGCCGTTCGAGCGCATCTCGCTGCCGGCCCAGGTCGAGCACCTGCGCGCCTGCCTCGATGCACGGCCGGAGCTTGACGTGGTCGATCTGGTCGGCCATTCGGTGGGCGGCGCGATCGCGATGCTGTTCGCCGCGACCTACCCGGAACGCGTGCGCCGGATCGTGAACATCGAAGGCAATTTCACGCTCGACGACGCGTTCTGGTCCGCTTCGGTCGGGCGCATGACGCCCGTCGAAGCTGAAACGATGCTGGCCGGCTTTCGCGCCGATCCCGCGCGTTGGCTGCGCGGCGCCATCGCCAAGGTCACCCCCGGGCTGGCGCATGTCGCCGAGTGCTGGCTCGACGCGCAGCCGGCCTCGACGCTGCGCGCGATGGGCCGCTCGGTGGTCGAAGTTACCGGCGACACCGTTTATCTCGAGCAGTTGCACGAGGTGGTCGAGCGTCATCCCGTCTACCTGCTCGCCGGCGAACGCTCGCGCGGCGGGTGGAACGTGCCCGAATGGGCGCTGGAAGGCTGCGTGGGTTACGAGGTGCTGCGCGATTGCGGCCACCTGCCGATGCTCGAACAGCCCGAAGCCTTCACCGCCTCGCTGCGGCGCTTCCTCCTTCATCCCGACAAGCCCTGA
- a CDS encoding DinB family protein: MHSRFDRFRATPLGRQLEALIDLPERYVEFAALSRIGVAAIAAIRDDVAEKFPEVEGDTTARQFCGAMVAEMMRRHGHELVQARGRIGGTLFSYGAVFSARPLRLPFAEVIEALAAMPETLAGFVARLPPARHRQRPEGTGFSLVEHACHLRDLDTVFAARIQAVRTAALPVLDSVDGTALAEQRGYQEQDHEAALAAFRASRRRLCNTLKRLDADQLARCGLRDGVRRMTLEELVRELLDHDRTHCLELDELLAELGPAPSQT; encoded by the coding sequence ATGCATTCCCGTTTCGATCGCTTCCGTGCCACGCCGCTCGGCCGGCAACTGGAGGCGCTGATCGACCTGCCCGAGCGTTACGTCGAATTCGCGGCGCTGTCGCGGATCGGCGTAGCCGCGATCGCGGCGATTCGCGACGATGTCGCCGAGAAATTTCCGGAAGTGGAAGGCGATACCACGGCGCGGCAGTTCTGCGGCGCGATGGTGGCCGAGATGATGCGCCGCCACGGCCATGAGCTGGTGCAGGCGCGCGGGCGCATCGGCGGCACGCTGTTCAGCTATGGCGCCGTGTTCAGCGCGCGGCCGCTGCGGCTGCCGTTCGCCGAGGTGATCGAGGCGCTGGCGGCCATGCCCGAGACGCTGGCCGGCTTCGTCGCGCGCCTGCCGCCGGCGCGGCACCGGCAGCGCCCGGAAGGCACCGGCTTCTCGCTGGTCGAGCACGCCTGCCATCTGCGCGACCTCGATACGGTGTTCGCCGCCCGCATCCAGGCCGTGCGCACCGCCGCGCTGCCGGTGCTCGACTCGGTGGACGGCACCGCCCTGGCCGAGCAGCGCGGCTACCAGGAACAGGATCACGAGGCGGCGCTGGCCGCCTTCCGCGCCTCGCGCCGGCGCCTCTGCAATACGTTGAAGCGGCTCGATGCCGATCAGCTCGCCCGTTGCGGGCTGCGCGACGGCGTGCGCCGCATGACGCTGGAGGAACTCGTGCGCGAGCTGCTCGACCACGATCGCACCCACTGCCTCGAACTCGACGAACTGCTCGCCGAGCTCGGCCCCGCCCCTTCCCAGACATGA
- a CDS encoding SDR family oxidoreductase: protein MRIFLTGATGFIGSALVPELIQAGHQVLGMTRSEAGAQALRAAGAEAHHGTLEDPDSLSRGAAQADAVIHAAFDHDFSNFVANCEKDKRAIAALGSALNGSNRPLLITSGTGVGSGEHGEPASEDVFNTRHPNPRIGSEEAGNALLEAGVNVSVMRLPQVHNPYRQGLVSPLVAIARDKGVVAYVGEGNNRWPAGHLSDAVRLYRLAIEKAQPGARYHAVGEEGIRSREIAEVLGRGLKLPVVSIEPGEAAAHFGWMAMFVQLDMPASSALTQARLGWKPTGPTLIADLDEGKFAEQAWH from the coding sequence ATGCGTATTTTTCTGACGGGCGCGACCGGTTTCATCGGCTCGGCCCTGGTTCCCGAACTGATTCAGGCCGGCCATCAGGTGCTCGGCATGACCCGTTCCGAGGCGGGCGCGCAGGCGCTGCGCGCGGCCGGCGCCGAAGCCCATCACGGCACGCTCGAGGATCCCGACAGCCTGAGCCGCGGCGCCGCCCAGGCCGATGCCGTGATCCACGCGGCCTTCGACCATGACTTCAGCAACTTCGTGGCCAACTGCGAGAAGGACAAGCGTGCGATCGCGGCGCTCGGCTCGGCGCTGAATGGCTCGAACCGCCCGCTGCTGATCACCTCCGGCACCGGGGTGGGCAGCGGCGAGCACGGCGAGCCGGCCAGCGAGGACGTGTTCAACACCCGGCATCCGAATCCGCGCATCGGCTCCGAGGAAGCGGGCAATGCGCTGCTCGAGGCCGGCGTGAACGTGTCGGTGATGCGGCTGCCGCAGGTTCACAACCCGTATCGGCAGGGGCTGGTCTCGCCGCTGGTGGCGATCGCGCGCGACAAGGGCGTGGTGGCCTATGTCGGCGAAGGCAACAACCGCTGGCCGGCCGGCCATCTGTCCGACGCGGTGCGGCTCTATCGCCTCGCGATCGAGAAGGCACAGCCGGGCGCGCGCTACCACGCGGTGGGCGAGGAAGGCATCCGCAGCCGCGAGATCGCCGAGGTGCTCGGGCGCGGGCTGAAGCTGCCGGTGGTCTCGATCGAGCCGGGCGAGGCGGCCGCGCATTTCGGCTGGATGGCGATGTTCGTGCAGCTCGACATGCCGGCCTCCAGCGCGCTGACGCAGGCGCGGCTCGGCTGGAAGCCGACCGGGCCGACGCTGATCGCCGATCTCGACGAGGGCAAGTTCGCCGAGCAGGCCTGGCACTGA
- a CDS encoding helix-turn-helix transcriptional regulator, with the protein MSVDPARSLGDFLRSRRTRLDPASFGFAGRRRTPGLRREEVAQRANISPTWYTWLEQGRGGAPSAEVLERIAGALLLTDVEREHLFMVGLGRPPEVRYRSVAGVSPRLQRVLDSLEASPAIVKTPTWDVVAWNRAAAVVLTDYSLLPVGGRNILRFLFGNPAVRAKQHDWDAVARFVVGAFRADVARAGIASEVGDLVDELCGISAEFEALWRDNEVLSHGEGDGVKHLKHPLLGSIELEYSAFAVDGRPDLGVIVYTPVDAGMAARIRELAHEYGAALAEREGAQPGPA; encoded by the coding sequence ATGAGCGTCGATCCCGCCCGTTCCCTGGGCGACTTCCTGCGCAGCCGGCGCACCCGGCTCGATCCCGCCAGCTTCGGTTTCGCGGGCCGCCGGCGCACGCCGGGGCTGCGTCGCGAGGAGGTCGCGCAGCGCGCCAACATCAGCCCGACCTGGTACACCTGGCTCGAACAGGGGCGCGGCGGCGCGCCCTCGGCCGAGGTGCTGGAGCGGATCGCGGGCGCGCTGCTGCTGACCGACGTCGAGCGCGAGCACCTGTTCATGGTCGGGCTGGGGCGGCCGCCCGAGGTCCGCTATCGCTCGGTGGCGGGCGTCAGCCCGCGCCTGCAACGCGTGCTCGACTCGCTGGAGGCGAGCCCCGCCATCGTCAAGACGCCGACCTGGGACGTGGTGGCCTGGAATCGCGCGGCGGCCGTGGTGCTGACCGACTACAGCCTGCTGCCCGTCGGCGGGCGCAACATCCTGCGCTTCCTGTTCGGCAATCCGGCCGTGCGCGCCAAGCAGCACGATTGGGACGCGGTGGCGCGCTTCGTGGTGGGCGCGTTTCGCGCCGACGTGGCGCGCGCCGGGATCGCCTCCGAGGTGGGCGACCTGGTGGACGAGCTGTGCGGGATCAGTGCCGAATTCGAGGCGCTGTGGCGCGACAACGAGGTGCTGAGCCACGGCGAGGGCGATGGCGTGAAGCATCTCAAGCATCCGCTGCTCGGCTCGATCGAGCTCGAATATTCGGCCTTCGCGGTGGATGGGCGGCCCGACCTCGGCGTGATCGTCTACACGCCCGTCGATGCCGGCATGGCGGCGCGGATTCGCGAACTCGCGCACGAGTATGGCGCCGCCCTGGCCGAGCGGGAAGGCGCGCAGCCGGGGCCGGCCTAA
- a CDS encoding ATP-binding cassette domain-containing protein: protein MTRRVAGPLRLLSLLLAVYLCAPFLAAIPQIGQADWAGVDWGATWSAVGVSAGSATLAALLTLVCGVPLGYWLARSGSRATTPIGFIVQLPLALPPLTSGVLLLFLLGPYSPLGQWSGGALTDSFAGIVLAETFVAAPFLIVAARSAFAALDPVFEDVAATLGHRAGSRFFRVALPAAWPSIRAGLVLAWLRAFGEFGATVMVAYHPYSLPVYTYVVFGGQGLPAMMPLLLPTLAIAVGCAMLSVLRLGARDGDEAAATENGDEPPLARTAAPLDAEALADATEARLAIRLRKRLGAFRLAVDWAPASRRLAIVGPSGSGKSLALRLIAGLEHNDEGSVTLGATELGALPPEHRQIGYMPQDYGLFPHLTVARQLAFPVDADPVAARYWVEHLGLGALTRRLPRQLSLGQRQRVALARALTRHSHLLLFDEPFSALDTPRRRQLRRSLRALQREIGAVTVIVTHDPDEAAQLADELLVIDHGETLQAGPVAEVFARPANPRVGELLGLRNLGAGTLAAPRRVAIGEGAVLEAAKVDTGLAPGDAVMWRVAPRSIRVDAQGAYEAQVESVELRDGERHARVMLGGHAFELAVEGAFVDDIATCRVAIDAAGVTVWAAGA, encoded by the coding sequence ATGACGCGACGCGTCGCCGGACCGCTGCGGCTGCTCTCGCTGCTGCTGGCGGTCTACCTCTGCGCCCCCTTCCTCGCCGCCATCCCCCAGATCGGCCAGGCCGACTGGGCCGGCGTCGACTGGGGCGCCACCTGGTCGGCGGTCGGCGTGTCGGCCGGCAGCGCCACGCTGGCCGCCCTGCTCACCCTGGTTTGCGGGGTGCCGCTCGGCTACTGGCTGGCGCGCTCCGGCTCGCGCGCCACCACGCCGATCGGCTTCATCGTGCAGTTGCCGCTGGCGCTGCCGCCGCTCACCAGCGGCGTGCTGCTGCTGTTCCTGCTGGGCCCCTACAGCCCGCTCGGCCAGTGGAGCGGCGGCGCGCTGACCGATTCCTTCGCCGGCATCGTGCTGGCGGAAACCTTCGTGGCCGCGCCCTTCCTGATCGTCGCCGCGCGCTCGGCCTTCGCCGCGCTCGACCCGGTGTTCGAGGATGTCGCCGCCACGCTCGGCCATCGCGCCGGCAGCCGCTTCTTCCGCGTCGCGCTGCCGGCCGCCTGGCCGTCGATCCGCGCCGGGCTGGTGCTGGCCTGGCTGCGCGCCTTCGGCGAGTTCGGCGCGACCGTGATGGTGGCCTATCACCCGTATTCGCTGCCGGTCTATACCTACGTGGTGTTCGGCGGCCAGGGGCTGCCGGCGATGATGCCGCTGCTGCTGCCGACGCTGGCGATCGCGGTGGGTTGCGCGATGCTGTCGGTGCTGCGGCTCGGCGCGCGCGATGGCGACGAAGCGGCCGCGACCGAGAACGGCGACGAGCCGCCGCTGGCGCGCACCGCCGCGCCGCTCGACGCCGAAGCCCTGGCCGACGCGACCGAGGCGCGGCTCGCGATCCGGCTGCGCAAGCGGCTCGGCGCGTTCCGGCTCGCCGTCGACTGGGCGCCGGCTTCGCGGCGGCTGGCGATCGTCGGGCCTTCCGGCTCGGGCAAGTCGCTCGCGCTGCGGCTGATCGCCGGGCTCGAGCACAACGACGAGGGCAGCGTGACGCTGGGCGCGACCGAGCTCGGCGCGCTGCCGCCCGAGCATCGCCAGATCGGCTACATGCCGCAGGATTACGGGCTGTTCCCGCACCTGACGGTGGCGCGCCAGCTCGCCTTCCCGGTCGATGCCGATCCGGTGGCGGCGCGCTACTGGGTCGAGCACCTGGGGCTGGGCGCGCTGACGCGGCGCCTGCCGCGGCAGCTCTCGCTCGGCCAGCGCCAGCGCGTCGCGCTGGCCCGGGCGCTGACGCGGCACAGCCATCTGCTGCTGTTCGACGAGCCGTTCTCGGCACTCGACACGCCGCGCCGCCGGCAGTTGCGGCGCTCGCTGCGCGCGCTGCAGCGCGAGATCGGCGCGGTGACGGTGATCGTCACGCACGATCCCGACGAGGCCGCGCAACTGGCCGACGAGCTGCTCGTCATCGATCACGGCGAGACCCTGCAGGCGGGGCCGGTGGCCGAGGTGTTCGCGCGCCCGGCCAATCCGCGCGTGGGCGAGCTGCTCGGGCTGCGCAACCTCGGGGCCGGCACGCTGGCGGCGCCGAGGCGCGTGGCGATCGGCGAAGGCGCGGTGCTCGAGGCGGCGAAGGTCGATACGGGTCTCGCGCCGGGTGACGCCGTGATGTGGCGCGTCGCGCCGAGGTCGATCCGCGTCGACGCGCAAGGCGCCTACGAGGCACAGGTGGAATCGGTGGAATTGCGCGACGGCGAACGCCACGCGCGCGTGATGCTCGGCGGCCACGCCTTCGAGCTCGCCGTCGAGGGTGCCTTCGTGGACGACATCGCCACCTGCCGCGTGGCGATCGACGCGGCCGGCGTGACGGTCTGGGCGGCTGGGGCTTGA
- a CDS encoding extracellular solute-binding protein, translated as MFRKLLVCGAVVASAFAANAQAADNDTVNVLYAGSLVNLMERSVGPAFEKETGLRFHGYAAGSNKIANEIKGKLRRGDVFISASPKVNTGLMGEENGGHVAWYVNFAESPLLIGYNAKSRFAKDFKTKRWDQVLQEPGIRIGRTDPKLDPKGAFTVEMMSKAASFYHQPDLVEKTLGTAENPEQVLPEETLVGRLQSGQLDAGFFYSTETSDLKIPAVAPAPELQAKASYTLTILSDAPNQAGAARFANFLLSAQGRALLKQHGVDVVTPKVSGNAQALPPSLQAVIDAAQP; from the coding sequence ATGTTTCGCAAGCTGCTGGTGTGCGGCGCCGTCGTCGCGAGTGCCTTTGCCGCCAACGCGCAGGCCGCCGACAACGACACCGTGAACGTGCTGTACGCGGGTTCGCTGGTCAACCTGATGGAGCGCAGCGTGGGCCCCGCCTTCGAGAAGGAGACCGGGCTGCGTTTCCACGGTTACGCGGCCGGCTCGAACAAGATCGCCAACGAGATCAAGGGCAAGCTGCGGCGCGGCGACGTGTTCATCAGCGCGAGCCCGAAGGTCAACACCGGCCTGATGGGCGAGGAGAACGGCGGCCACGTGGCCTGGTACGTCAACTTCGCCGAGTCGCCGCTGCTGATCGGCTATAACGCCAAGAGCCGCTTCGCCAAGGACTTCAAGACCAAGCGCTGGGACCAGGTGCTGCAGGAGCCGGGCATCCGCATCGGCCGCACCGATCCGAAGCTCGATCCGAAGGGCGCCTTCACGGTGGAGATGATGAGCAAGGCGGCGAGCTTCTACCACCAGCCGGACCTGGTCGAGAAGACGCTCGGCACGGCGGAGAACCCGGAACAGGTGCTGCCCGAGGAAACCCTGGTGGGCCGCCTGCAATCGGGCCAGCTCGACGCGGGCTTCTTCTACTCGACCGAGACCTCGGACCTGAAGATCCCGGCCGTGGCGCCCGCGCCCGAGCTGCAGGCCAAGGCCAGCTACACGCTGACGATCCTGTCCGATGCGCCCAACCAGGCCGGCGCGGCGCGCTTCGCCAACTTCCTGCTGAGCGCCCAGGGCCGCGCCCTGCTCAAGCAGCACGGCGTCGACGTGGTCACGCCCAAGGTGAGCGGCAACGCACAGGCCCTGCCGCCCTCGCTGCAGGCCGTGATCGACGCCGCCCAGCCATGA
- a CDS encoding TOBE domain-containing protein: protein MRTSARNHFVGQIVDVKPGAVNDEVTLRAADGLEIVAIVTHGSAESLGLAAGKAAFALVKASSVLVMVDVDAGRVSARNCVAGTVASLTKGAVNAEVAIAAPGGAQVVAIVTNDSVDRLGLAPGKPASAIFKASSVIIGVDA from the coding sequence ATGCGCACGAGTGCCCGTAACCATTTCGTCGGACAGATCGTCGACGTGAAGCCCGGCGCGGTCAACGACGAGGTCACGCTGCGTGCCGCCGACGGCCTCGAGATCGTCGCGATCGTCACCCACGGCAGCGCCGAGTCGCTGGGGCTGGCCGCCGGCAAGGCCGCATTCGCGCTGGTCAAGGCCTCGTCGGTGCTGGTGATGGTGGACGTCGACGCGGGGCGCGTCTCGGCGCGCAACTGCGTGGCCGGCACGGTGGCTTCGCTGACCAAGGGCGCGGTCAATGCCGAGGTCGCGATCGCGGCGCCGGGCGGCGCGCAGGTGGTGGCGATCGTCACCAACGACAGCGTCGATCGCCTGGGCCTGGCACCCGGCAAGCCGGCCAGCGCGATCTTCAAGGCCTCCAGCGTGATCATCGGCGTGGACGCCTGA